The following are encoded together in the Kribbella sp. CA-293567 genome:
- a CDS encoding tetratricopeptide repeat protein: MSQPNFSRPGAIDLSSLRKPAAPRPGSAPGAPGGPGRAPGGPAASAGGAYVLNVTEPTFQADVIERSLQVPVVVEFWSPRSPESQTLSPTLVQLSTEYAGKFLLARIDIDANPQLAQAVGVQTVPLVIAVLRGQVVPLFQGAVSDAEARQYLEQLLTVAVANGITGRTDPVGPAGDAAAAPAEPEPDPRYEAAEDAVAAGDLDGAIAAYEALLKETPNDAEAKAGLSRVQLVKRTRDVPAEVRTRAADNPEDVEAQLLVADVDLMGGHVDDAFARLIKTIQVTAGDDRNTVRLHLLELFEVVGADDERVIKARRRLMAALF; encoded by the coding sequence GTGAGCCAGCCGAACTTCTCCCGACCGGGAGCGATCGATCTGTCGTCCCTGCGCAAGCCGGCCGCACCGCGGCCCGGCAGCGCGCCCGGCGCCCCGGGCGGGCCCGGCAGAGCACCCGGTGGTCCGGCCGCCTCGGCCGGCGGCGCCTACGTGCTGAACGTGACCGAGCCGACCTTCCAGGCCGACGTGATCGAGCGCTCGCTCCAGGTTCCCGTCGTGGTCGAGTTCTGGTCACCGCGCTCGCCGGAGTCGCAGACCCTCAGCCCGACCCTGGTCCAGCTCTCCACCGAGTACGCCGGGAAGTTCCTGCTGGCCCGGATCGACATCGACGCGAACCCGCAGCTGGCCCAGGCGGTCGGCGTCCAGACGGTGCCGCTGGTGATCGCCGTACTGCGCGGTCAGGTCGTCCCGCTCTTCCAGGGTGCGGTCTCGGACGCCGAGGCCCGGCAGTACCTGGAGCAGCTGCTCACGGTTGCCGTGGCCAACGGAATCACCGGTCGCACGGACCCGGTCGGCCCGGCCGGCGACGCAGCGGCGGCACCGGCCGAGCCTGAGCCGGACCCGCGCTACGAGGCCGCCGAGGACGCGGTCGCCGCCGGTGATCTGGACGGCGCGATCGCGGCGTACGAGGCGTTGCTGAAGGAGACTCCGAACGACGCCGAGGCGAAGGCCGGGCTGTCCCGCGTCCAGCTGGTCAAGCGCACTCGCGACGTCCCGGCCGAGGTGCGCACGCGGGCCGCGGACAACCCCGAGGACGTCGAGGCGCAGCTGCTCGTCGCTGACGTGGACCTGATGGGCGGCCACGTCGACGACGCGTTCGCGCGCCTGATCAAGACGATCCAGGTGACCGCCGGCGATGACCGCAACACCGTTCGGCTGCACCTGCTGGAGCTGTTCGAGGTGGTCGGCGCCGACGACGAGCGAGTGATCAAGGCCCGCCGCCGGCTGATGGCCGCGCTCTTCTGA
- a CDS encoding aminoglycoside phosphotransferase family protein, with amino-acid sequence MSSPADQPLQLAVEYFERHASGAVRLLGQGMEGAVYDLGGGLVGKLWFDRAADEIAPLQAFLVELGEQELPFRTPRITRVDSLDGHAVSVEKRLGGRPLRDVLESGALSERDGLELFVEMVEALGRTRAGAATKALPLLGEAAAPGEWGERLAELVRQRAVQSCEYLATDVENFEELLAQVLAGLSAIRLEQAQIVHGDICTPNVLVDDDVRLALLDWGFFTTAGDNTFDASTAAAFYDMYSPAARTVDDLLVQRFEALGHDRDRMYLYRAAYAIATATIYSPTAADGHYTWCVGNLNRADIRAAL; translated from the coding sequence ATGAGTTCGCCGGCCGATCAGCCCTTGCAGTTGGCGGTTGAGTACTTCGAGCGGCACGCCTCGGGAGCGGTGAGACTGCTCGGGCAGGGGATGGAAGGGGCGGTCTACGACCTGGGTGGTGGGCTGGTCGGGAAACTGTGGTTCGACCGGGCTGCCGACGAGATCGCGCCGCTGCAGGCTTTCCTGGTCGAGCTCGGTGAGCAGGAGTTGCCGTTCAGGACTCCGCGGATCACTCGCGTCGACAGCTTGGACGGCCACGCCGTCAGCGTCGAGAAGCGGCTGGGTGGTCGGCCGCTGCGCGACGTACTCGAGAGTGGTGCGTTGAGCGAGCGGGACGGGCTGGAGCTGTTCGTGGAGATGGTCGAAGCGCTGGGCCGCACCCGGGCCGGTGCGGCGACGAAGGCGTTGCCGCTGCTCGGTGAGGCGGCGGCGCCGGGGGAGTGGGGTGAGCGTCTCGCGGAGTTGGTGCGGCAGCGGGCGGTGCAGTCGTGCGAGTATCTCGCGACCGATGTCGAGAACTTCGAAGAGCTGCTCGCCCAGGTGCTCGCCGGGTTGTCCGCGATCCGGCTCGAACAGGCACAGATCGTGCACGGCGACATCTGCACGCCCAACGTCCTGGTCGACGACGACGTTCGGCTCGCGCTGCTCGACTGGGGCTTCTTCACCACCGCCGGCGACAACACCTTCGATGCCTCCACCGCGGCGGCCTTCTACGACATGTACAGCCCAGCGGCACGCACGGTGGACGACCTGCTCGTGCAGCGGTTCGAGGCGCTCGGCCACGACCGCGACCGCATGTACCTGTACCGAGCCGCCTACGCCATCGCCACGGCCACCATCTACAGCCCGACCGCGGCTGACGGCCACTACACCTGGTGCGTCGGCAACCTCAACCGGGCGGACATCAGAGCTGCGTTGTGA
- a CDS encoding flavin-containing monooxygenase: MYSTGTQEEPVVHLDVLIVGAGLSGIGAAYRLQTQAPSHSYAILEGRENLGGTWDLFRYPGVRSDSDMFTLGFPFHPWKAAKAIADGPSILDYLHETATTYGIDKHIRFNQQVLRASWSSEDALWTVETATDTFTCSFLYACSGYYNYDSGHVVDFPGLNDFQGQVVHPQHWPDDLDYTGKRVVVIGSGATAVTLVPAMAPTAAHVTMLQRSPSYVASRPAADAFSDKLRAVLPEQLAHHLIRGKNVAFSSAVYGAFRRWPAHAAWLLNSTVAKELPESVPADPHFTPRYKPWDQRLCLVPDADLFQSLRDGTASVVTDEIDTFTPTGIRLRSGEELPADLVVTATGLQMVALGKIEVAVDGRRVDPHDTFVYKGMMLSGVPNLAWCIGYTNNSWTLRSDLTSQYVCRLLNHLDATGTAICVPEIDRAEYDAPPRPVVDLSSGYIRRAAAILPRQGSYGPWRLRQNYPRDLVTLRYGRLDDGTMRFKPARQLVDETR; the protein is encoded by the coding sequence ATGTACTCAACAGGAACCCAGGAGGAACCCGTGGTGCACCTGGACGTGCTGATCGTCGGCGCCGGTCTGTCCGGCATCGGCGCCGCCTACCGCCTGCAGACCCAGGCCCCCAGCCACTCGTACGCGATCCTCGAGGGCCGCGAGAACCTCGGCGGCACCTGGGACCTGTTCCGCTACCCCGGCGTGCGGTCCGACAGCGACATGTTCACGCTCGGCTTTCCCTTCCACCCTTGGAAGGCCGCGAAGGCGATCGCCGACGGCCCGTCCATCCTGGACTACCTGCACGAGACAGCGACGACGTACGGGATCGACAAGCACATCCGGTTCAACCAGCAGGTGCTGCGAGCTTCCTGGTCGTCCGAGGACGCACTGTGGACGGTCGAGACGGCCACCGACACCTTCACCTGCTCGTTCCTCTACGCCTGCAGCGGCTACTACAACTACGACAGCGGGCACGTCGTGGACTTCCCGGGCCTCAACGACTTCCAGGGGCAGGTCGTGCATCCCCAGCACTGGCCCGACGATCTCGACTACACCGGCAAACGCGTCGTGGTGATCGGCAGCGGCGCCACCGCCGTCACCCTGGTACCGGCCATGGCTCCCACTGCCGCTCACGTGACGATGCTGCAGCGCTCCCCCAGCTACGTCGCCTCCCGCCCCGCGGCCGACGCCTTCTCGGACAAGCTGCGAGCCGTCCTCCCGGAGCAGTTGGCGCACCACCTCATCCGCGGGAAGAACGTCGCCTTCAGCAGCGCCGTGTACGGCGCCTTCCGCCGCTGGCCGGCTCATGCGGCCTGGCTACTCAACAGCACGGTCGCCAAAGAGCTGCCCGAGTCAGTACCGGCCGACCCCCACTTCACGCCGCGGTACAAGCCATGGGACCAGCGCCTCTGCCTGGTGCCCGACGCAGACCTCTTCCAGTCGCTACGGGACGGTACTGCGTCGGTGGTGACGGACGAGATCGACACCTTCACGCCCACCGGTATCCGGCTGCGCTCCGGCGAGGAACTGCCCGCCGACTTGGTGGTGACGGCCACCGGCCTGCAGATGGTCGCACTGGGCAAGATCGAGGTGGCTGTCGACGGCCGCCGGGTGGATCCGCACGACACCTTCGTCTACAAGGGCATGATGCTGAGCGGCGTACCGAACCTCGCCTGGTGCATCGGCTACACCAACAACTCCTGGACGCTCCGCTCCGACCTGACCTCGCAGTACGTCTGCCGGCTCCTCAACCACCTCGACGCGACCGGCACCGCCATCTGCGTCCCGGAGATCGACCGAGCCGAGTACGACGCTCCGCCGCGGCCTGTGGTCGACCTGTCCTCCGGCTACATCCGCCGGGCGGCCGCGATCCTCCCCCGCCAGGGCTCGTACGGTCCCTGGCGTCTGCGCCAGAACTACCCGCGAGACCTGGTCACCCTGCGGTACGGCCGGCTCGACGACGGCACCATGCGGTTCAAGCCGGCCCGGCAACTGGTCGACGAGACCCGCTAG
- a CDS encoding NAD-binding protein: MCGSDRTMLRVVTELVSSGEHVTAIVNPASRHFERIGELGAQVIGVRVVSESVLRRAGIDAGDRTASTARALVLLDTDDVRNLHTALTARDMDPSLRIVIQMVNPRLGGQLHELLDDCVVISGPSLAAPAFVADALEDDELIWVDIGGRRMVAGPADRISDPHLTVLADTTSSATPELLPADSADPAGDIVLGTGVRRRRATAGSLWRTKDVRRAGWLMATRDILDRRVRTIAAVMAGLVLVGTALTHWIAHIDWLRALYLAAGAVTSAGIEDDTFSDAKPYAKVAAVVVQLTGIVLMALLTAVIVDSLIGARLSRVIGGVRGRPRNHVIVCGLGTVGARVLEIMVERGIAVVGVEHDEDAPGVQTAHRLRIPVIIGDSSNEETLRSAGVELCQSMLALTDGDITNLESAMVAHELNPDARITMRMFDHDLAQRVERQLGLGHSRSVSMLVAPAIAAAVSNRRSQTTVPAGRRVLLLTEVIVERDSVAVGKRLGELDEEGGLRVLARYDGSGPWDWLPVPQTGAAVSQAWYEQTVEPGTRIAVAGTRSGLARLLLATRAPHRIGPSGRMDP, from the coding sequence GTGTGCGGTTCCGACCGGACGATGCTCCGGGTGGTCACCGAGCTGGTGAGCTCGGGCGAGCACGTGACGGCGATCGTCAATCCGGCGTCGCGGCACTTCGAGCGGATCGGCGAGCTCGGCGCCCAGGTGATCGGCGTACGGGTGGTGAGCGAGTCCGTCCTGCGCCGCGCCGGGATCGATGCCGGTGACCGCACCGCCTCCACTGCGCGGGCGCTGGTCCTGCTGGACACCGACGACGTCCGCAACCTGCACACCGCGCTGACCGCGCGCGACATGGACCCGAGCCTGCGGATCGTCATCCAGATGGTCAATCCCCGCCTCGGCGGGCAGTTGCACGAGCTGCTCGACGACTGCGTCGTCATCTCCGGGCCGTCGCTGGCAGCGCCCGCGTTCGTGGCCGACGCGCTGGAGGACGACGAGCTGATCTGGGTCGACATCGGTGGCCGGCGAATGGTCGCCGGTCCGGCCGACCGGATCAGCGACCCGCACCTGACTGTGCTGGCCGACACCACCTCGTCGGCGACCCCGGAGCTGCTGCCGGCCGACAGCGCCGACCCGGCCGGCGACATCGTGCTCGGCACCGGCGTACGGCGCCGGCGCGCGACCGCCGGCTCTCTGTGGCGGACCAAGGACGTCCGCCGGGCCGGCTGGCTGATGGCGACCCGCGACATCCTCGACCGGCGGGTCCGGACCATCGCCGCGGTGATGGCCGGCCTGGTCCTGGTCGGTACGGCGCTGACGCACTGGATCGCCCACATCGACTGGCTCCGCGCCCTCTACCTGGCAGCGGGCGCGGTCACCTCGGCCGGGATCGAGGACGACACGTTCTCCGACGCCAAGCCGTACGCCAAGGTCGCCGCGGTTGTGGTGCAGCTGACCGGCATCGTGCTGATGGCCCTGCTCACCGCCGTCATCGTCGACTCACTGATCGGCGCCCGGCTGTCGCGGGTGATCGGCGGGGTCCGAGGGCGACCTCGGAACCACGTCATCGTCTGCGGCCTCGGGACGGTGGGTGCCCGGGTGCTCGAGATCATGGTCGAGCGCGGGATCGCCGTGGTCGGGGTCGAACACGACGAGGACGCCCCCGGGGTGCAGACCGCGCACCGGTTGCGGATCCCGGTGATCATCGGCGACAGCAGCAACGAGGAGACGCTGCGGTCGGCCGGCGTCGAGCTGTGTCAGTCGATGCTCGCGCTCACCGACGGCGACATCACCAACCTCGAGTCCGCGATGGTGGCGCACGAACTGAACCCGGACGCCCGGATCACGATGCGGATGTTCGACCACGACCTGGCCCAGCGGGTCGAGCGGCAGCTCGGCCTCGGCCACAGCCGGTCGGTGTCGATGCTGGTCGCGCCCGCCATCGCCGCGGCCGTCTCGAACCGGCGCAGTCAGACGACCGTCCCGGCCGGCCGGCGCGTCCTGCTGCTGACGGAGGTCATCGTCGAGCGGGACTCGGTTGCGGTCGGCAAGCGTCTCGGTGAACTGGACGAAGAAGGCGGTCTGCGGGTGCTCGCCCGGTACGACGGCAGCGGCCCGTGGGACTGGTTGCCGGTTCCGCAGACGGGGGCCGCTGTCTCGCAGGCCTGGTACGAACAGACGGTGGAGCCGGGCACCCGGATCGCCGTCGCCGGCACCCGGAGCGGGCTGGCCAGACTGCTGCTGGCCACCCGCGCGCCACACCGTATCGGGCCGTCGGGGAGGATGGACCCATGA
- a CDS encoding citrate synthase yields the protein MAQQSDENYLTTAEVARRLKVKPETVYAYVSRGQLTSVRARGRRGSLFDAAQVERLAGRSVDHPGAIERIETHLSLLRDDELYYCGHSVRDLVTGQTFESVAELLWTGDLAPSEPFAAPPELVELARKAMAVAPPGARMADQLRIAVAVLGAADPLRFDLTPDSIVTTSRQLLGALVTALPGQTVDGGFAARLWPKLSARPARPHLLNSALVLLADHGLAASTIAARVAASARANLYSVVSAGLGALDGQYHGAATTLAYQFLGRALEDPVKALSDELRSGNSVPGFGHRIYQRRDPRAEVLFGLLAGEPVMDRVHDLTAKVNGFPNSDLALATLMQAYGFHRDAGEALFALARIVGWTAHALEEYAEPGLRFRALGNYTGPEVT from the coding sequence ATGGCGCAGCAGAGTGACGAGAATTACCTGACCACCGCGGAGGTGGCGCGGCGGCTGAAAGTGAAGCCGGAGACGGTCTACGCCTATGTCAGCCGCGGCCAGCTCACCAGCGTCCGGGCGCGCGGACGGCGAGGCAGCCTGTTCGACGCCGCCCAGGTGGAGCGCCTCGCCGGTCGCAGCGTCGACCATCCGGGCGCGATCGAGCGGATCGAGACGCACCTGTCGCTACTGCGCGACGACGAGCTCTACTACTGCGGTCACTCCGTGCGCGACCTGGTGACGGGACAGACCTTCGAGTCTGTCGCCGAACTGCTCTGGACCGGCGACCTGGCGCCGAGCGAGCCGTTCGCGGCACCACCGGAACTGGTGGAGCTGGCACGCAAGGCAATGGCCGTGGCGCCACCCGGAGCCCGGATGGCCGACCAGCTGCGAATCGCCGTCGCAGTCCTGGGCGCTGCAGACCCACTGCGCTTCGATCTGACCCCCGACTCGATCGTCACCACCTCCCGGCAATTGCTCGGAGCGCTGGTGACCGCGCTGCCGGGGCAGACGGTCGACGGCGGCTTCGCCGCGAGACTCTGGCCGAAGCTGTCAGCCCGGCCAGCGCGGCCACACCTGCTGAACTCCGCCCTAGTGCTGCTCGCCGACCACGGACTCGCCGCATCGACCATCGCAGCACGGGTCGCCGCCAGTGCCCGAGCCAACCTGTACTCCGTCGTGTCGGCCGGCCTCGGCGCCCTCGACGGCCAGTACCACGGCGCCGCGACCACCCTGGCGTACCAGTTCCTCGGCCGTGCCCTGGAGGATCCCGTCAAGGCGCTCTCCGACGAACTGCGCTCGGGCAACTCCGTGCCCGGCTTCGGCCATCGCATCTACCAGCGGCGCGATCCGCGGGCCGAGGTGCTGTTCGGACTACTCGCCGGCGAGCCGGTGATGGACCGGGTCCACGACCTCACCGCGAAGGTGAACGGCTTCCCGAACAGCGACCTCGCGCTGGCGACGTTGATGCAGGCCTACGGCTTCCACCGCGACGCGGGCGAGGCCTTGTTCGCGCTCGCCCGCATCGTCGGCTGGACCGCTCACGCCCTGGAGGAGTACGCCGAGCCCGGGCTGCGGTTCCGTGCCCTGGGCAACTACACCGGCCCGGAGGTCACCTGA
- a CDS encoding NUDIX hydrolase encodes MTAVPDVPPQPTLTDGELTLRPWRDEDIDAAHHLADDELARWFGFPGLPPRSGLVEAVERGRTQYADDRAVVNFVIELAGETGPVGTIEIRRVSPGVGQVSWTTYKPYRGRGVAQRAVRMLTVYAFGELGLDRLQAEVDPDNRASVRVAIRSGFRREGLLRGGAVLQGERRDVAVYGLRRDDPRADSLPGWTALMDSVLPKKRVIAHVVVRDTEGRVLLCKVSYKQDLELPGGVVEPDEDPATGALRELQEELGFQLPLAGVLAIDWLPRWQGWGDAIEILYDGGVHDPSLLESLTPDGFEILGVAWYSADELAGLVSPLNARRLPVVLAAPDALHNLRDGHPITTQL; translated from the coding sequence GTGACCGCCGTGCCTGACGTACCCCCTCAGCCGACCCTGACCGATGGCGAACTCACGCTCCGGCCGTGGCGCGACGAGGACATCGACGCCGCCCACCACCTCGCCGATGACGAACTGGCGCGCTGGTTCGGGTTCCCGGGCCTTCCGCCGAGGTCCGGGCTGGTCGAGGCCGTCGAGCGCGGGCGGACGCAGTACGCCGACGACCGCGCGGTGGTGAACTTCGTCATCGAGCTCGCGGGTGAGACCGGCCCGGTCGGGACGATCGAGATCCGCCGGGTGTCACCTGGCGTCGGCCAGGTGTCCTGGACCACCTACAAGCCGTATCGCGGCCGCGGGGTCGCGCAGCGCGCAGTACGGATGCTGACGGTCTACGCCTTCGGCGAGCTGGGGCTGGATCGGCTGCAGGCCGAGGTCGACCCCGACAACCGCGCTTCCGTGCGAGTGGCGATCCGCTCGGGCTTCCGGCGTGAGGGGTTGCTCCGCGGCGGGGCCGTGCTCCAGGGCGAGCGCCGCGACGTGGCCGTCTACGGACTGCGACGGGACGATCCGCGGGCCGACAGTTTGCCCGGGTGGACGGCACTGATGGATTCGGTGCTGCCGAAGAAGCGGGTAATTGCCCACGTGGTGGTCCGCGACACCGAAGGCCGGGTGCTGCTCTGCAAGGTCAGCTACAAGCAGGACTTGGAACTGCCCGGCGGCGTCGTCGAACCGGACGAGGACCCGGCGACCGGCGCCCTGCGCGAACTGCAGGAAGAACTCGGCTTCCAGTTGCCGCTGGCCGGCGTCCTCGCGATCGACTGGCTCCCGCGTTGGCAAGGCTGGGGCGACGCCATCGAGATCCTGTACGACGGCGGCGTCCACGACCCGTCGCTGCTGGAGTCGCTGACCCCCGACGGCTTCGAGATTCTCGGCGTCGCCTGGTACTCCGCCGACGAGCTCGCCGGCCTCGTCTCACCGCTCAACGCCCGTCGGCTACCCGTCGTCCTCGCGGCGCCCGACGCCCTGCACAATCTGCGCGACGGTCACCCGATCACAACGCAGCTCTGA
- a CDS encoding YciI family protein, producing MAQYMFMLFDSEEWYDNVTPEVWQEAMQLHNAFGEAVEAAGARILGGEALERSTTASTVRQPDGDPIVTDGPFIETKEALGGFYLIECKDLDQALALAKLCPSGYVEIRPVMNTSEEAAPSA from the coding sequence ATGGCGCAGTACATGTTCATGCTGTTCGACAGCGAGGAGTGGTACGACAACGTCACGCCGGAGGTCTGGCAGGAGGCGATGCAGCTGCACAACGCCTTCGGTGAGGCGGTCGAGGCGGCGGGCGCGAGGATTCTCGGCGGCGAGGCGCTGGAGCGGTCGACCACGGCGAGCACCGTGCGGCAACCCGACGGCGATCCGATCGTCACCGACGGCCCGTTCATCGAGACCAAGGAGGCGCTCGGCGGCTTCTACCTGATCGAGTGCAAGGACCTCGACCAGGCGCTGGCCCTGGCCAAGCTCTGCCCATCGGGCTACGTGGAGATCCGCCCGGTGATGAACACGTCCGAGGAAGCGGCTCCGTCGGCCTGA
- a CDS encoding citrate/2-methylcitrate synthase codes for MSITVEGPIEVPPGLRNVIVTQTQLGDVRGDEGFYHYRQYSAIELSQSKTVEDVWFLLYEGRLPSTAERAAFSAEIAPLRPLPAEVRAVLPAIAAAGSSFNPLAGLRTALSLLAAARELPPLWDADPARRRADAMLVCAVTPTILAALYRLREGLEPLEPRADLSTAANWLYLVTGEEPTPAKASAIEHYLISTIDHGFNASTFTARVIASTGADVVAAVAGAIGAFSGPLHGGAPDRALASLDEIGTPDRIDAWVRAKVSAGDRIMGFGHAVYRTEDPRSLMLRDLALALGGDLADFATTVERRIVEVLAELKPGRNLYANVEFYAGVVMSLCDLPRAMFTPTFATSRVIGWTANVLEQSEDAKIIRPSARYVGPPPARG; via the coding sequence ATGTCCATCACAGTCGAAGGTCCGATCGAAGTACCACCGGGGCTGCGCAACGTCATCGTCACGCAGACCCAGCTCGGAGACGTCCGAGGTGACGAGGGGTTCTACCACTACCGGCAGTACTCGGCGATCGAGCTGTCCCAGTCGAAGACGGTCGAGGATGTCTGGTTCCTGCTGTACGAAGGCCGGCTGCCCAGCACGGCCGAGCGTGCTGCCTTCAGTGCCGAGATCGCGCCGCTCCGCCCACTGCCGGCCGAAGTACGGGCTGTGCTTCCGGCGATCGCCGCTGCCGGCTCGTCCTTCAATCCACTGGCCGGTCTCCGTACTGCGCTGTCCCTGCTGGCCGCCGCCCGCGAACTGCCGCCGCTGTGGGACGCGGATCCGGCCCGGCGCAGGGCCGACGCGATGCTGGTCTGCGCCGTCACGCCGACGATCCTGGCCGCGCTGTACCGACTGCGCGAAGGACTGGAGCCGCTCGAGCCGCGCGCCGACCTGTCCACCGCCGCGAATTGGCTCTATCTGGTCACCGGCGAGGAGCCGACGCCGGCCAAGGCGAGCGCGATCGAGCACTACCTGATCTCGACCATCGACCATGGCTTCAACGCCTCGACCTTCACCGCCCGGGTGATCGCCTCGACCGGCGCCGATGTCGTGGCGGCGGTCGCCGGAGCCATCGGTGCTTTCTCCGGCCCGCTCCACGGGGGCGCTCCCGACCGGGCCCTCGCGAGCCTCGACGAGATCGGTACCCCGGACCGCATCGACGCCTGGGTCCGCGCGAAGGTCTCGGCCGGCGACCGGATCATGGGGTTCGGGCACGCCGTCTACCGCACCGAGGACCCTCGTTCCCTGATGCTCCGCGACCTCGCGCTCGCCCTCGGCGGAGACCTGGCCGACTTCGCCACCACGGTCGAGCGACGCATCGTCGAGGTGCTCGCCGAGCTCAAGCCCGGCCGCAACCTCTACGCCAACGTCGAGTTCTACGCCGGGGTGGTGATGTCGCTCTGCGACCTTCCGCGGGCCATGTTCACGCCGACGTTCGCGACCAGCCGGGTGATCGGCTGGACCGCCAACGTCCTGGAGCAGTCCGAGGACGCCAAGATCATCCGCCCTTCGGCTCGCTATGTCGGGCCACCGCCGGCCCGCGGCTAG
- a CDS encoding RNA polymerase sigma factor: MGAGGATAREVAGLVERAHRAHWSTVLASTVRLTRDLDLAEDCAQDAFVQALRTWPDETPANPAGWLVTVARRLALDRLRRETTLRRKLPLLIEDPASPGAGEQPTDPLRLVFTCCHPALARDSQIALTLRLICGLTTREVAAGLLISEATAAARITRAKKKIAAARIPYRIPADDELAERLDVVLTVVQLVYTAGHVAAGPELTRADLTGRALELAHLLVRLMPAEPEPNALLALLQLTQARGDARVSGDGELVLLADQDRRRWDVKLLAEGVSRATAALHQGQARFALQAAVAGLHVTAPSWEQTDWHQVVRMYDAMLLSWPSPIVALNRAAAHSLVPGADLMAVLAELDALSNEQVLKSYAYLPATRADVLARLGRAAEAVHAYDEAITLTANETERRFLTRRRDSLP, from the coding sequence GTGGGAGCGGGCGGGGCTACGGCGCGGGAGGTCGCGGGGCTGGTCGAGCGGGCGCATCGGGCGCACTGGTCGACGGTGCTGGCCTCGACCGTGCGGCTGACGCGGGATCTGGATCTGGCCGAGGACTGTGCGCAGGACGCGTTCGTGCAGGCGTTGCGGACGTGGCCCGACGAGACGCCCGCGAATCCGGCGGGCTGGCTGGTGACCGTCGCACGACGGTTGGCACTCGATCGGTTGCGCCGGGAGACGACGCTGCGGCGCAAGCTGCCGTTGCTGATCGAGGATCCGGCGTCACCAGGCGCCGGGGAGCAGCCGACCGATCCGTTGCGGCTGGTCTTCACCTGCTGCCACCCGGCGCTCGCGCGGGATTCACAGATCGCGCTGACGCTGCGGCTGATCTGTGGACTGACCACGCGGGAGGTCGCGGCCGGGCTGCTGATCAGCGAGGCGACGGCCGCGGCGCGGATCACCCGGGCGAAGAAGAAGATCGCCGCGGCCCGTATCCCGTACCGGATACCGGCCGACGACGAGCTGGCCGAGCGGCTGGACGTGGTGCTGACGGTGGTGCAACTCGTCTACACGGCGGGGCACGTGGCGGCCGGGCCGGAGCTGACTCGTGCGGATCTGACCGGGCGCGCGCTGGAGCTGGCGCACCTGCTGGTGCGCTTGATGCCGGCTGAGCCGGAGCCCAACGCGTTGCTCGCGTTGCTGCAGCTGACCCAAGCGCGCGGCGACGCCCGGGTCAGTGGCGACGGCGAGCTCGTGCTGCTCGCTGACCAGGACCGCCGGCGCTGGGACGTGAAGCTGCTCGCCGAGGGAGTGTCGCGGGCCACCGCCGCACTGCACCAAGGACAGGCCCGCTTCGCCCTGCAAGCCGCGGTCGCCGGACTGCACGTCACCGCGCCGTCGTGGGAGCAGACCGACTGGCATCAGGTCGTCCGCATGTACGACGCGATGCTGCTCAGCTGGCCGTCCCCGATCGTCGCTCTCAACCGCGCCGCCGCCCACAGCCTGGTCCCCGGCGCCGACCTGATGGCCGTCCTCGCCGAACTAGATGCCTTAAGCAACGAACAGGTGCTGAAGTCCTACGCCTATCTCCCCGCCACCCGCGCCGACGTGCTGGCCCGCCTCGGCCGCGCCGCCGAAGCCGTCCACGCGTACGACGAAGCCATCACCCTGACCGCCAACGAAACCGAACGCCGCTTTCTCACCCGCCGCCGCGACTCCCTCCCGTGA